CTGATCACTCTCTTCTTCCTCTCGTCCTGGATTTCAGAAAGGGCTGAAAAGTTTTTGGGAAAAAGGGATGATCAGAGGATTGTTATCGATGAGATAATGGGCTTCTTCGTCGCCATGCTCTGGGTTCCCAAAACAGCCCTTTTCATCATCATCGGGTTTATCCTCTTCCGCTTTTTTGACATTGTCAAACCGCCACCCATCCGTCTTGTGGAAAGAGCCAGAGGGGGTTATGGAGTTGTCCTGGATGATGTGATGGCGGGAGTCTATGCCAATATCATTCTCCATATCATTTCCTTCTGTTTTACCCTCTCCCCTGGCGGGCCTGCCCGCTGAAGGGTTTGGCCCGCAAGCGGGAGGGGGGCGCCTGCCTGACGGTAGGCAGGGGGTGAGGGGGTAGAGGGGTTTTCAAATGAAGTTAGAAAAGCTCATCGGAGATCATCTGAGAAAAAACGGCTGGACGCTCTCCATCGCAGAGTCCTGCACAGGAGGGCTGATCAACGATCGCATTACCGATGTCCCCGGAAGTTCGAACTACTATGAAGGAGGGATGGTCTCCTACAGTAACAAGTCTAAGACCGAGCTCTTGGGCGTTCCCGAGGCATATATCAAACGGTTTGGAGCAGTGAGTCCTCAAGTAGCGAAAAAGATGGCCCAAGGAGTTCGAAAAGCCTTCAATACCACATTCGGGTTATCCACCACGGGCATTGCAGGACCAACAGGGGGGAGCAAGAAAAAACCGCTCGGGCTCGTTTTCATCGCTGTCTCGGACGGAAAAAGAACTATCGTGAAAAAGGAAAAATTAAAGGGAAACCGGAAAGGGATCAAGCGAGAATCAGCCTGCCGAAGTTTGAAATATCTTTATGATTTTATAACAAAGGCTCAATCTGGTTGCTGACCGTATGCGAGTTCACTTCGAACCGGAAGGTTCGGAGGTTCTCGGGTAAGCGGTGGCAAAGGAGATTCACAGAGAGGAACTTTAGAGAATGGCGATTACGACTCACCTGTCTGGTTATGTAGACAACAAGGTTCAGAGGCGCGGGTATTCCTATTACAGGAGCGGGGCCGTTCAGATCATCCATGGGAACAAGGAAGAGCTGCGGGCAGTGGTCATCGGGACCGATGTGTACGAAGTGGACTTGTACCGGGAGAGGGATACGGTTCACGTCTCCTGCACCTGTCCATATTTCGAAGGTGAGAGAGAGGCCTGCAAACACATCTGGGCGTCGCTTCTTGCCGCAGAGAATAGAGGCTACCTGAGAGGCAAGGGAAACAGCGATCCGGTGCATCTGGAGATATATTTTGACGGGGATGGCTGGGATGAAGACGAAGAAGACGATTGGGACGAGGATGAGGGATTGGGGGATGAAGATATCATCCGTCCAGGTTACGCCCCGAGGTCCTATCCTCCGCATTTGCAGGGAAGACGCCATCTTGAACTCATTCCTCCGCCACCGGGATGGAAAGATCATCTGGCTTCCCTGCGCGGGGCTTTGCAAGCACAGCGGGAAGAAGAGAAAGGGCGTTGGCAGGCGAACCGACGTATTCTTTATTTTGTCGATGTCCCCGCTACCCTTGAAGGGAAGGGGTTGATCATTGAGGCGGCACACCAGGAAATGAAGAAGAGCGGCGAATGGGGCCAACTGAAGTCTTATTCTGATTCATATGGCAAGCCGGAGAACCTGCGTGACCCGGAGGATCGGCGCATCATGGCCTTGCTGCTGGGGAGCCGGGACGCTACTGGCTACTATTATGGCTACTCGGGCTATTATGGAAGAGGCGCTTTCCGCCGCATCCTGCCCGGCCCCGTGCAAGAGCATCTGATGGAACTACTCTGCCGCACGGGGCGATGTTTCCTGCGGAAAACGGCATCTGGACCTGGTGAAAGTCCTCTTCAATGGGACGACAGGGAGCCGTGGGAGCTCTGCCTGGGCGCGGAAAAGGACGCATCCGGCCAGGCTTATGTGCTTAACGGTTATCTCCAGCGCAGGACGGAACGGGTTGCAATAGAGGTACCTTCCCTGTTGGTCGCAGGAGGCCTCGTTTTTTTCGAAGACAGAGTTTCCCGCCTTCTGGATAACGGATCCTTCGGATGGATTTCCGTCTTGCGAAAGCGGAAAAACCTCATCGTTCCTGTCGAGGAAGGAGATGCCTTTATCCAGGAATTGATGGCCATGCCGGTTCTTCCCCGCCTTTTGCTTCCTGATGAATTGCAGTATGAAGAGATTCGTGTAACTCCTCGACCCCGGCTTACAGTGGTAGCGCCGGAACGAAAAAATCGATGGGACGCCAATTGGCTTCGCTGGAAGCTGTCGTTCGATTACGAGGGACGCACGATTGCTTATGAAGATCCAGGTCGGGGCATCATCACAACGGAGCCCCGTCGTCTTCTGCTCCGCGACCTCGCTGCCGAGCGAGAAGCCTATGAGAAGCTTCGGAGTTTGGGGTTCCGGGAAGTCCAGTCTTATGGCAACCCACAGCGGGAAGTGGCTCCCCGTAATCTTCCGCGAGCGGTGCGAGAATTGCTGACTGCGGGCTGGCACGTCGAGGCCGAAGGGAAGGTGTACCGTAGACCCGGCGCGTTAAACCTGTCGGTGACTACCGGCGTCGACTGGTTCGAATTGCATGGCGAAGTCAGGTTTGATGACAAGATCGCAAAACTCCCTGAATTGCTGGTGGCGCTCAAGCGCGGGGAGAACCTGGTTGCCCTGGATGACGGCACGTTCGGGATGCTGCCGGAGGAATGGCTGAAAAAATACGGAATTCTGGCCGGCATCGGAAAAACCCATGACGATCACTTTCGGTTTTCACGCTGCCAGGTCGGACTGCTGGACGCCCTGCTGGCCTCACAGCCAGGCTCCACGTGTGATGAGGTCTTCCAGCGCGTGCGGGAAGAGCTGAGAAGCTTTGAAGGGATTCTACCTTGCGATCCGCCGGAAGGCTTCACAGGCGTGTTAAGAGATTACCAGAAGGACGGGTTGGGTTGGATCCATTTTCTCGAAAAGTTCGGTTTCGGGGGATGCCTGGCCGATGACATGGGGCTGGGTAAGACGGTGCAGGTTCTCGCCATGCTGGAGGAGAGAAGGCAGAAGCGATCAGCTGCGGTGTCGAAAGCGGGCAAGGGCAAGGCCTCGATCCACCGGGATGGAGTTCCGGGACCTTCTCTCGTCGTCGGGCCGAAATCGCTGGTCTTCAACTGGGTCCAGGAGGCGAAGCGGTTCACTCCGCAGTTAAAAGTCCTTGATCATACGGGCGCCGATCGACAGAAGCCCGGTGAACATTTCGAAAATTATGACCTCATCCTGACCACCTATGGGACCTTGCGGAACGATGCCGTTGAATTCAAGGATGTGCAGTTTGACTACTGCATTCTCGATGAAGGGCAAATGATTAAGAATGCCAATACCCAGTCGGCGAAGGCGACTCGCCTTCTCAATGCCAACCATCGTCTGGTGCTGAGTGGCACCCCCATCGAAAACCACCTTGGAGAACTCTGGAGTCTATTCGAGTTTCTTAACCCCGGGATGCTGGGATTGGCTTCCGTGTTCAAGCTGACCGGTCCGGGGACGCGCAACCCCGAGCCCGAAACCCGTGGACTGCTGGGAAAGGCCCTTCGCCCATTCATTCTGCGCCGTACCAAGGGACAGGTTGCCCGCGAGCTGCCGGAAAAGCTCGAACAGACCCTCTATTGCGATCTCGATTCGAGACAGAGGAAACTCTACAACGAGTTACGAGACCACTACCGCAGCACCCTGCTCAATCAGGTTGAGCGAGACGGTATGAATAAGTCCAAGATTCAGATTCTTGAAGCACTGTTACGCTTGCGACAGGCGGCCTGCCATCCGGGGCTCATCGACAAGTCGAAGAAATCCCACCCCAGTGCCAAGCTGGAAATGTTACTGCCCCAACTTGAACAGATCACGGAGGAAGATCATAAAACTTTGGTTTTTTCTCAGTTTACAAGCTTTCTCTCTATCCTTCAGGAACAATTGGACCGGCAGAAAGCCCCTTATGCGTATCTCGATGGGCAGACGCGCAACCGTGGAACGATTGTTGAACGATTCCAGACGGACCCCGACTGCAGGCTGTTCCTCATCAGCCTCAAGGCCGGAGGGCTTGGACTGAACCTCACGGCAGCCGAGTATGTTTACCTGCTTGACCCGTGGTGGAATCCCGCTGTGGAGGCACAAGCCATCGACCGCACCCATCGTATTGGGCAAACCAGAAGGGTGTTTGCGTATCGCATCATCGCCAGAGACACGGTGGAAGAAAAGGTGCTGGAACTCCAGCAAACGAAACGTGACCTCGCCGATGCGATCATCAATGCCGACAACAGCCTCATACGCAACCTGGCAAAAGAGGATCTGGAGTTGTTACTTTCATAGAAACAAACCCGCAGCTAACTAATTGATTTTTAATACGCCACAATTCGTTTGTGGTGTGCCCTTCAACTCGCCGTTCGCCCTGAGGTTCTCGAAGAGGTGAAAAAGGCAGGTAGGAGATGAAATGAATAGAACATCTTTGAAAATGGATCGTTTCAAACAATTGACATGGGATGATTTGCAGGATTGGGCTGGAAACAGAATCCTTTCACGGGGACAAAGTTACCAGCGAAGCCGAAAGGTGAAAGAACTTGCTCAAACTGAAGCCGGAGGGATAGTTGCCTGGGTTCATGGTGGGCAGAGATATGCCACAATGGTCGATTTCGAAGATGGCGAACTGATATCAGCCTGTACCTGTCCTTATGGAGGCACCTGTAAACATGCAGTGGCGGTAGCGATCGAATATCTCGATTACCTGAAGAAGAATATAGAGGTTCCACAGATCAGGGAGAAGGATCAACGCATCGTTTTGCTTCAGGAGTTTTCGGATGAAAAAGCAAGGGATGACGAGAATGAGGATTACGAAGAGGAAATAACCGAGGCTTCTTGTACTTCAAGGAAATCTGGGGAATCCGCCCCGCTTGCCTCGAGAGGTTTCCTGGAGGAACAAAGCAGAGAGAAGCTTATCGCATTGATAGAAGATCTGGCGGAAAGACATTCCGTTGTCCGAGAAGATTTGCAGGACCGGCAAAACCTCTCGAAAGGATCAGTGAAAAAAATAGTGGCCGCCGTGAGGAAGGAGATCCTGGAGTTAAGTTCAGAACCTGGCTGGAGAAACCATTGGAATCATGAAGGATATACTCCGGATTACTCACGGGTGAAAGGCCGTTTAAAATCCCTTTTGGCAAAAGGATACGCAGATGAGGTCGTTGCCCTTGGAAAGGAACTCCTCGAGGAGGGCATAAGGCAGGTGGAAATGAGCGATGATGAAGGAGAAACAGGCATTGAAATCTCTTCCTGCCTGAATATTGTTTTTCAGGCCCTTCCCCGGTCTTCGCTCTCTCCGGTCGAACAGATGCTCTGGGCGATCAATGCGGAATTGGAGGATAAGTATGAGCTTTGCTATGGAGCGGAATCCTTCTGGAAGAAGAAACAGAAGGCTTCGGATTGGAGTGTTGTAGCTGATCGGCTTCTTGAGCGATTGAATAAA
This genomic stretch from Candidatus Eisenbacteria bacterium harbors:
- a CDS encoding CinA family protein, producing MKLEKLIGDHLRKNGWTLSIAESCTGGLINDRITDVPGSSNYYEGGMVSYSNKSKTELLGVPEAYIKRFGAVSPQVAKKMAQGVRKAFNTTFGLSTTGIAGPTGGSKKKPLGLVFIAVSDGKRTIVKKEKLKGNRKGIKRESACRSLKYLYDFITKAQSGC
- a CDS encoding phosphatidylglycerophosphatase A; amino-acid sequence: LITLFFLSSWISERAEKFLGKRDDQRIVIDEIMGFFVAMLWVPKTALFIIIGFILFRFFDIVKPPPIRLVERARGGYGVVLDDVMAGVYANIILHIISFCFTLSPGGPAR
- a CDS encoding DEAD/DEAH box helicase; the encoded protein is MGDEDIIRPGYAPRSYPPHLQGRRHLELIPPPPGWKDHLASLRGALQAQREEEKGRWQANRRILYFVDVPATLEGKGLIIEAAHQEMKKSGEWGQLKSYSDSYGKPENLRDPEDRRIMALLLGSRDATGYYYGYSGYYGRGAFRRILPGPVQEHLMELLCRTGRCFLRKTASGPGESPLQWDDREPWELCLGAEKDASGQAYVLNGYLQRRTERVAIEVPSLLVAGGLVFFEDRVSRLLDNGSFGWISVLRKRKNLIVPVEEGDAFIQELMAMPVLPRLLLPDELQYEEIRVTPRPRLTVVAPERKNRWDANWLRWKLSFDYEGRTIAYEDPGRGIITTEPRRLLLRDLAAEREAYEKLRSLGFREVQSYGNPQREVAPRNLPRAVRELLTAGWHVEAEGKVYRRPGALNLSVTTGVDWFELHGEVRFDDKIAKLPELLVALKRGENLVALDDGTFGMLPEEWLKKYGILAGIGKTHDDHFRFSRCQVGLLDALLASQPGSTCDEVFQRVREELRSFEGILPCDPPEGFTGVLRDYQKDGLGWIHFLEKFGFGGCLADDMGLGKTVQVLAMLEERRQKRSAAVSKAGKGKASIHRDGVPGPSLVVGPKSLVFNWVQEAKRFTPQLKVLDHTGADRQKPGEHFENYDLILTTYGTLRNDAVEFKDVQFDYCILDEGQMIKNANTQSAKATRLLNANHRLVLSGTPIENHLGELWSLFEFLNPGMLGLASVFKLTGPGTRNPEPETRGLLGKALRPFILRRTKGQVARELPEKLEQTLYCDLDSRQRKLYNELRDHYRSTLLNQVERDGMNKSKIQILEALLRLRQAACHPGLIDKSKKSHPSAKLEMLLPQLEQITEEDHKTLVFSQFTSFLSILQEQLDRQKAPYAYLDGQTRNRGTIVERFQTDPDCRLFLISLKAGGLGLNLTAAEYVYLLDPWWNPAVEAQAIDRTHRIGQTRRVFAYRIIARDTVEEKVLELQQTKRDLADAIINADNSLIRNLAKEDLELLLS